Genomic DNA from Anaerolineae bacterium:
TGGAAGGTCTAACGCGCCGCGAGTTTCTTAAATTGAGTGGATTTGGGTTGGCTGGGGTGATTTTGGGGAAAAAGACGAAATGGCTGGAGAACACCCCTTTTCCTCAAGGAGAGCGACTGGGGCGGGCTTTTGCTAAAGTTGAACTTAAGGCGAAACCTGATATCAATTCAGCGACGGTTGGAGTGCTTTATGATGATGCGGTGGTGGTATGGTTGAGAGAGGTTGTCGGCTCCAATCCCTACCGCTATCGTCAGCGATTTGTGGAAACGCCCGAAGGATATGTATGGGCGTCTGAATTACAACCCTGTCAAAATCGGATCAATCCTCCGTTGGAAAAACTTCCTGAAACAAGTCAGGGTCCTGGAATGTGGGTTGAAGTAACCGTACCGTGGGTGGATGTACGCTTAGAACGGGGACCATTTAGTCCTGGTTTTAAGTACCGGGTTGAGAATCAATTTCCGATTCGAATGTATTACAGCCAGATTCTATGGGTGGATCAAATAAGAAAAGATGAACAGGGTCAGGTTTGGTATCGGATCAATGAGAAATATGGTTATGGGGATGTCTTCTGGGCAAGAGCGGAAGCTTTCCGTCCCTTGACCCAAGAGGACATCTCGCCCATTAACCCTGAAGCAGAAGAAAAATTGGTGGTAATCAACGTTGAAGAGAAAGTGCAGACATTATCGTGTTATGAAGGAAATAAAGAGGTGTATTATTGTCGCATTGCTGCTGGAAAGAAGTTCGATTCCAAAGGTAACTTCTTGGGTCACTCATCCACTCCTAGCGGCACGATGCTGATTTGGCGTAAACTGATCTCAACCCACATGAGCGGAGGCACAACAGGAGCAGGATATGATTTACCTGGTATCGGGTGGACAGTCCTGTTTACCGGGGATGGTGTGGCAATTCATTCTACTTTTTGGCACAATAACTTTGGCGGAGAACTCATGTCGCATGGTTGTGTCAATGCCCGTCCAGAAGACGCACAATGGGTTTTCCGCTGGACAAATCCTCCGGTTCAATATGACCCGGGAGAGCTTTATAGCAAAGATACGGAAATCCCTCCAACCAAAATTAAAGTGCTTGAGGGGTAGTAAAGGAGAGCAAGCGGATGACTCCAACAATCGGACTTGCCTTTTTAGCGGGTTTGGCTTCTTTCTTATCACCTTGTGTTTTTTCCCTGGTGCCTGCCTACGTCGGTTACCTGGGAGGAAGATCGGTAGCGGTACAATCGGATATTACAGATAAATGGCGCACATTTATCCATGGTGTTGCATTTGTCTTGGGATTTAGTGCTGTTTTTATCACTCTCGGGGTTACGGCTTCTGCCCTGGGTGGATTTCTGGTAAGCTTTCGGGATATTCTCACCAAAGTTGGGGGAATCATTGTTGTTTTATTTGGACTACACTTGATTGGGGTGTTGCGCATCCCATTTCTTGAATATGATTTGCGCTATCAGTCCCAACAAAGTGAGCGAAGAGGCTTATTGACCTCTTTATTGATGGGTGTATTCTTTTCAGCAGGCTGGTCGCCGTGTGTTGGACCGGTACTCGGTGCAATTTTGATGATTGCCTTGAATGGCGGATCAATAAGTCAGGGGGTTGTCCTCTTATCAGCTTATTCGGCTGGCTTAGCTATTCCATTTCTTGTCGCAGCGGTCGGTATTGGTTGGGTTACGACCATATTAAGAAGATACGGGAAAATTATGCGTTATACCGAAGTTGCAATGGGGGTATTGTTGGTCATTGTTGGTGCCATGCTGGCGTTGGGATACCTCTCACAGTTATCTCGTTTCGGCTTTTTTGTTGACTTTGGCTTATAGAAAATATGCTGCAATTGACGCTTTATACCAGGAAAGGTTGTCATCTTTGTGATCAGGTCAAAGAGGATTTAGCCAGTCTTCAGACACAATATCCTCATCAGGTGACCGAAATAGACATCGAAGAAAATAGCGATTTCTATAAGCTTTATGCTCTGGAAATCCCGGTACTGCAAATTGGGCCTTATGTTTTGAAGGCTCCGATCCAAAAAACGGATCTTGCAATAACCCTGGCTGCTGCAGCCCATCGGAAAGAACAAATCGAAAGTCTGGACGGCCGACCGAAGATTTCTGGAAAACCACAAACCTGGGGTAAAGCTGATCAAATTGTCTACTGGATAGCTCAACACTATCTTAAGGTCATTAATCTGATTGTGTTGTTTTATGTTGGTCTCCCATTTTTAGCTCCAGTCTTCATGAAAGCCAACCTGACGCATCCCGCGAAGTTAATTTACGGGATGTATGGAGTGGTTTGCCATCAATTAGCTTATCGGTCATTTTTTCTGTTTGGCCAACAATTCGTCTATCCGCGGGAAATAGCTGGCATGGAAGATTTGAAGTCTTATACCCAGGCTACAGGTCTGCCGGAAGTTAACTCTGCGGAAGCTATTCTATTGGCACGCCAATTTATTGGTAACAAACAGGTGGGTTATAAGGTGGCGCTCTGCCAGCGAGATATTGCCATTTATTTGGGGATACTCGCTTTTGGCCTCATCTTCAGCTTAAACCGCAACTTCCGTGCCTTACCCTGGTATGTTTGGATCTTGCTGGGTATTGTGCCCATTGGGTTAGATGGCATCAGTCAAATTATCAGTCAACCGCCCTTTAATCTCATCCCATTTCGAGAAAGTACCCCATATTTACGGGCATTGACCGGATTTGCCTTCGGTTTTTTTACAGCCTGGTTTGGGTTTCCTTCTGTCGAAGAGAGCATGGCGGACACAAGGAAAATTTTATATACGAAGAGGATGCGTTTGCTACAAGCGCAAAGCGAGCTTTGAGGGAGAAATATATAATTGAATTGTCATACTGCCAACGGATTGCACTATTACACATTTGAAGTGCTGGATCATTATGGAATTCCTCACGCCATTTTCACTCGCCGAGGAGGTGTGAGCCCCCAACCCTGGGCATCCCTCAATCTCGGTGGCTCGGTTGGAGATGAGATCGAGCGAGTCAGAGAAAACAGGAAACGTGCCCTTGATGCTATTGGTTTTTCCATCCACAGCACTTATGACGTCTGGCAAGTGCACAGCGCAGAGGTTGTCTGCGTCGACAAGCCAAAAGAACCCGAACAACCCTATCATAAAGCGGATGCAATTCTTACCAATAAAAAAGGGGTTACACTCTTTATGCGCTTCGCAGATTGCGTCCCTATCCTGTTATTTGACAGAAGGAAGTCCGTTATTGGGATTGCTCATGCCGGCTGGCAGGGGACACTCCTGGGTATAGCTGCGAAAGTCGTTCAAATGATGGAGCAAACCTATGGTTCAAATGCAGAGGATATTTGGGCAGGTATTGGACCTTCTATTGGCGCTCATCATTATCCAGTAGGTGTAGAAGTGTGGAAGCAGGCAGTTGAGAAAATGCCACTTGTGGCAGAGAAGAGTTTTGAGATCGATCAAGGGCAATATCGGTTTGATTTGTGGCTTGCTAACCAATTGATTTTAGAACAGGTCGGGGTCAGGGATATTGAAGTATCCGGACTTTGTACTGCTTGTAATTTGGAAAATTGGTATTCCCATCGCGCTGAAAATGGGAAAACCGGTCGCTTTGGAGTAGTGATTGGCTTATAATTAACCAAACTCTGGTTTAAGTGGTAGATGATGGCGCATA
This window encodes:
- a CDS encoding Cytochrome c-type biogenesis protein CcdA, producing MTPTIGLAFLAGLASFLSPCVFSLVPAYVGYLGGRSVAVQSDITDKWRTFIHGVAFVLGFSAVFITLGVTASALGGFLVSFRDILTKVGGIIVVLFGLHLIGVLRIPFLEYDLRYQSQQSERRGLLTSLLMGVFFSAGWSPCVGPVLGAILMIALNGGSISQGVVLLSAYSAGLAIPFLVAAVGIGWVTTILRRYGKIMRYTEVAMGVLLVIVGAMLALGYLSQLSRFGFFVDFGL